The Canis lupus familiaris isolate Mischka breed German Shepherd chromosome 27, alternate assembly UU_Cfam_GSD_1.0, whole genome shotgun sequence genome window below encodes:
- the LOC119866334 gene encoding uncharacterized protein LOC119866334 isoform X1: protein MIHRVARPAALGSLWTMLLAYLPRITDVLLKSVVRSPGHLYHNFPRLLSFQVNNKSIWSQSRGLLSHLDRKSTAGQVASRGRRRSRFPAEQRALCGSQLQDPGNMTQAKADVQMTTTQTMSFLSTERLRHLGISSSACNLACAQESQSRHNTPARAGNSSVWFTVAAPEPRTTPSTQCTKCAMGKWILEEAKESQSRQQKRG, encoded by the exons ATGATTCATCGTGTGGCTAGACCAGCAGCCCTTGGTTCCCTGTGGACGATGCTATTGGCCTATCTCCCAAGGATAACAGATGTGCTCCTTAAAAGTGTTGTGAGATCCCCAG GTCATCTTTACCACAACTTTCCAcgccttctttctttccaagtaAACAATAAAAGTATCTGGAGTCAGTCAAGAGGCCTACTGTCCCACTTGGAC aggaagagcaCAGCTGGGCaagtggcaagcagagggagaaggagaagcaggttccccgctgagcagagagccctatgtgggtcTCAACTCCAGGACCCCGGAAATATGACCCAAGCCAAGGCAGATGTCCAAATGacaaccacccag ACAATGAGCTTCCTCAGTACAGAAAGACTGCGTCATCTTGGCATCTCCTCCAGTGCCTGCAACCTAGCATGTGCTCAAGAAAGTCAATCAAG GCACAACACACCTGCGAGGGCAGGGAACTCATCTGTCTGGTTCACTGTGGCAGCCCCAGAGCCTCGCACAACGCCTAGCACTCAGTGTACCAAGTGTGCGATGGGTAAATGgattctggaagaggcaaaagaAAGTCAAAGCCGCCAGCAGAAAAGGGGCTGA
- the LOC119866334 gene encoding uncharacterized protein LOC119866334 isoform X3 gives MSAGIILLRKSTAGQVASRGRRRSRFPAEQRALCGSQLQDPGNMTQAKADVQMTTTQTMSFLSTERLRHLGISSSACNLACAQESQSRHNTPARAGNSSVWFTVAAPEPRTTPSTQCTKCAMGKWILEEAKESQSRQQKRG, from the exons ATGTCAGCGGGAATCATACTCTTG aggaagagcaCAGCTGGGCaagtggcaagcagagggagaaggagaagcaggttccccgctgagcagagagccctatgtgggtcTCAACTCCAGGACCCCGGAAATATGACCCAAGCCAAGGCAGATGTCCAAATGacaaccacccag ACAATGAGCTTCCTCAGTACAGAAAGACTGCGTCATCTTGGCATCTCCTCCAGTGCCTGCAACCTAGCATGTGCTCAAGAAAGTCAATCAAG GCACAACACACCTGCGAGGGCAGGGAACTCATCTGTCTGGTTCACTGTGGCAGCCCCAGAGCCTCGCACAACGCCTAGCACTCAGTGTACCAAGTGTGCGATGGGTAAATGgattctggaagaggcaaaagaAAGTCAAAGCCGCCAGCAGAAAAGGGGCTGA
- the LOC119866334 gene encoding uncharacterized protein LOC119866334 isoform X4: MTQAKADVQMTTTQTMSFLSTERLRHLGISSSACNLACAQESQSRHNTPARAGNSSVWFTVAAPEPRTTPSTQCTKCAMGKWILEEAKESQSRQQKRG; encoded by the exons ATGACCCAAGCCAAGGCAGATGTCCAAATGacaaccacccag ACAATGAGCTTCCTCAGTACAGAAAGACTGCGTCATCTTGGCATCTCCTCCAGTGCCTGCAACCTAGCATGTGCTCAAGAAAGTCAATCAAG GCACAACACACCTGCGAGGGCAGGGAACTCATCTGTCTGGTTCACTGTGGCAGCCCCAGAGCCTCGCACAACGCCTAGCACTCAGTGTACCAAGTGTGCGATGGGTAAATGgattctggaagaggcaaaagaAAGTCAAAGCCGCCAGCAGAAAAGGGGCTGA
- the LOC119866334 gene encoding uncharacterized protein LOC119866334 isoform X2 codes for MIHRVARPAALGSLWTMLLAYLPRITDVLLKSVVRSPGHLYHNFPRLLSFQVNNKSIWSQSRGLLSHLDRKSTAGQVASRGRRRSRFPAEQRALCGSQLQDPGNMTQAKADVQMTTTQTMSFLSTERLRHLGISSSACNLACAQESQSSCLLTHL; via the exons ATGATTCATCGTGTGGCTAGACCAGCAGCCCTTGGTTCCCTGTGGACGATGCTATTGGCCTATCTCCCAAGGATAACAGATGTGCTCCTTAAAAGTGTTGTGAGATCCCCAG GTCATCTTTACCACAACTTTCCAcgccttctttctttccaagtaAACAATAAAAGTATCTGGAGTCAGTCAAGAGGCCTACTGTCCCACTTGGAC aggaagagcaCAGCTGGGCaagtggcaagcagagggagaaggagaagcaggttccccgctgagcagagagccctatgtgggtcTCAACTCCAGGACCCCGGAAATATGACCCAAGCCAAGGCAGATGTCCAAATGacaaccacccag ACAATGAGCTTCCTCAGTACAGAAAGACTGCGTCATCTTGGCATCTCCTCCAGTGCCTGCAACCTAGCATGTGCTCAAGAAAGTCAATCAAG TTGCCTGCTGACTCATCTGTGA